A stretch of DNA from Methylobacterium sp. CB376:
GATCACCCCTACCCGTCCCTGACCCGGAACTACCACCACGAGATCGAACTCGTCGCCGCGCTGCGATCGGGCGGGCGCAACCTGTCGAAGGAGAGCGCCCTCGACCACGTCTTCGGCTACGCGGTCGGGCTCGACATGACCCGGCGCGACCTCCAGCGCGGCATGGGCGACCAGAAGAAACCGTGGGAGATCGGCAAGAGCTTCGATCGCTCGGCGCCGATCGGGCCGCTCCACCCGGTCGCCGCGGTCGGGCACCTCACGCGCGGCGCGATCCGGCTCACGGTCAATGGACAGGTCAGGCAGGAGGCCGACCTGTCGCAGATGATCTGGTCGGTCGCCGAGCAGATCGCCCACCTGTCGGAGGCGTTCGAGCTCAAGGCCGGGGACCTGATCTATTCCGGCACACCGGAGAATGTCGGGCCGGTGGTGCCGGGCGACCTGCTGGTCGGCCGCGTCGCGGGCCTGCCCGAGCTCTCGATCCGCATCGTCGACGGCGCGCGCTGAGGCGCCGGGAGCGGACGGCGGACCCCCTCCCCCAAAAGAGCCGAGCCCCCTTCGTCGCCCGCGGCCCCGCCGCCAGGGTGACGGGCGCGCCGACATGCCATAGTGCTTCGCGGACCCCGTTCCGGCCGGAGCCCCTCGCCCGATGACCTGCCCCTCCCCCGATCTCGCCGCGGCCGCGCGGACGGCGCCCCCGGGCGCCGGGCCGGGCGCGGCGGAGGGCACGGCGGAGGGCGCGGGCCTGGCGGTCGCGGCCCTGTTCCTCGGCGCCCTCGCCATGGGCGTGTCGCCGATCCTGGTGCGGCTCGTCAGCCCCGAGGTCGGGCCCTTCGCCAGCGCCTTCTGGCGCGTCGCCCTGGCGCTGCCCGCCCTCTACGGCTGGATGCGCGCCGAGGAGGCGGGCCGCCCGCGCCTGCGCCGCCAGGCCCTCGCCCCGGCCGCCCTCCTGGCCGGCCTCGCCTTCACGGGCGATCTCGTCTTCTGGCACCGGGCGATCCTCGGCACCACGGTGGCGAACGCCACCTTCTTCGCCACCACCGCCCCGGTCTTCGTCCTGCTCTTCGCCTGGCTCGGCCTCGGCCGCCGCCCGGCGCGGGCGACCCTGGCGGGCCTCGCCCTCTGCCTCGCCGGGGGCGCCGCCCTCGTCGGGCAATCGATCCGGATCGATCCCGGGCGACTCGCCGGAGACCGGGACGGCGTGCTGACGGCCGTCTTCTTCGGCCTCTACTTCCTCGCCGTCGAGCGCGCCCGGGCGCGGGGGCTCGGCGCCGCCCGCGTCACCTTCGTGGCCTCCGCGGTCACCGCCGCGCTGCTCCTCGGCGTCGTGCTCCTCGCCGAGAC
This window harbors:
- a CDS encoding fumarylacetoacetate hydrolase family protein, producing MTHNRRDALRVTAAAALGAASGSAAAQDSAAPLFPLPQARLPIAGMAEVFPVRRVYCIGRNYAAHAREMGSDPAREPPFFFQKPADAVQIVPAGAVVDHPYPSLTRNYHHEIELVAALRSGGRNLSKESALDHVFGYAVGLDMTRRDLQRGMGDQKKPWEIGKSFDRSAPIGPLHPVAAVGHLTRGAIRLTVNGQVRQEADLSQMIWSVAEQIAHLSEAFELKAGDLIYSGTPENVGPVVPGDLLVGRVAGLPELSIRIVDGAR
- a CDS encoding DMT family transporter encodes the protein MTCPSPDLAAAARTAPPGAGPGAAEGTAEGAGLAVAALFLGALAMGVSPILVRLVSPEVGPFASAFWRVALALPALYGWMRAEEAGRPRLRRQALAPAALLAGLAFTGDLVFWHRAILGTTVANATFFATTAPVFVLLFAWLGLGRRPARATLAGLALCLAGGAALVGQSIRIDPGRLAGDRDGVLTAVFFGLYFLAVERARARGLGAARVTFVASAVTAALLLGVVLLAETRPILPRSPGAAAGLVALALLSHAAGQGLLSVALGRLSSAFSSLVIFLEAVAAAALGWVVLGEALSGPQVLGGGLILIGIAVARPRDRRPPPPR